From bacterium:
CAGAGTGGCAAGGGTCGGGTTGACCGGCAGCCTGCCGCGACGCCACCGGGTCATCTGCTCTCTGCTGATACCGGCCAGATCGGCCTTCTTGCCGACTTCCCCCAGGGGGATTTCCTTGAGCCTTTCTCGAAGAAATCTTGCCAGCTGCGACATGAATGTCAACAAGGATACACCTCGGGGTCTCACTAGAATTGATATTGATATCATTGATGCAAACATCAATTCACCGATATGCACGGCACGCACCCCCTTCAACGCTTCCTGGACCGGCACGGGCTTTCCCAGTCCGAGCTGGCGAGGACGGTGCGAGTGTCCCGGGAAACCGTGAACCGCTGGGTGCGGGGACGAAACCTTCCGGTTGGTGAGAACCTCATCCGCGCGATCGATTTCGCCAGGCGATTCGAGCCTCGACTCGAAGCACGAGAGCTTTTCCCTCCGATCGCCCGACCGCGCGGGCTCTCCGAGGAGTCCTCCGGGCT
This genomic window contains:
- a CDS encoding helix-turn-helix domain-containing protein translates to MHGTHPLQRFLDRHGLSQSELARTVRVSRETVNRWVRGRNLPVGENLIRAIDFARRFEPRLEARELFPPIARPRGLSEESSGLTERWGEACVICRVAWNADTEHLPLALLHPEIGNHPAGGLCETCARRAGVDPTDESPEPDRERDPR